Within Falsibacillus albus, the genomic segment CTGATAAACGATATGTTGGATTTCATCCAGCATTCTTCACATCTCCTGATCCTAAATAATAGGACATATACCCTATATTTTCGCCAAAATATCAGGGATTCCCTTTTATTTAGTCAATGTTTTTTCATAGCTCAAATTCTCCTTATCTTGATTATTGGAAGACAAATAAAACTTGTGAAGCATCCCCCCTGTAAATGCCGCCAATATTTGTTGAAAGAGCATGCCGGCCACGACAGGAACCGATACTTGGATAGGAAAGTAAGTAATGGCAAGGACAGCTCCTGCACTTATGTTTCTCATTCCACTGTTGTATGTCAATGAGACTGAAGATGGGGCATCTGCCTTCAAAATCTTTGCTGCCAAGAAGCCTATGAAATAGGATGACATGGCAAGAATAAATACAACGATCCCAATCGACAACAAGCTCGCGCTTAAGCTTTTTAAGTATGGGGCAATCGCAGAGCTATTGATGGCCACTACTACCCCAATGGCAATCTTTGAAAATGGGGAAAAGAATGGACTAACCTTTTCAGGAATCTTCCCTTTCGAAAACTGATTGATCAGCATCCCAAAGACGGAAGGAATGACTATCAGAAAAAATAATCCTTTCATGATATCCGCTGAATTCATTTCCACCGCTGTACCGACAAATAAAAATAAAACCAATGGAACCATAAATGGCGATAATAATGTATCAAGCAGAATTATGGATAATGTCAAAATGGAATTTCCAGAATAGATGAATACCCAGACCAAGCTCGTTATCCCTGTTGGAATTAAAAAAGAAAGAATGAGACCGATCCTCGTATAAAGATCATGATGAAAAAATATCTCACCGGCAGCAAAAGCTAATAATGGCATGACGATATGTAGAATGCCAAGGCAAACAAACATGGGCAAGGGATGGAAGAAAACTCTCTTTAAATCCTGA encodes:
- a CDS encoding bile acid:sodium symporter family protein codes for the protein MLISINAFLQKIMPFITPLGVIMGIVFSKDLYTFVFWVPWIFAFMTLAGSLNSSFQDLKRVFFHPLPMFVCLGILHIVMPLLAFAAGEIFFHHDLYTRIGLILSFLIPTGITSLVWVFIYSGNSILTLSIILLDTLLSPFMVPLVLFLFVGTAVEMNSADIMKGLFFLIVIPSVFGMLINQFSKGKIPEKVSPFFSPFSKIAIGVVVAINSSAIAPYLKSLSASLLSIGIVVFILAMSSYFIGFLAAKILKADAPSSVSLTYNSGMRNISAGAVLAITYFPIQVSVPVVAGMLFQQILAAFTGGMLHKFYLSSNNQDKENLSYEKTLTK